Within Burkholderia diffusa, the genomic segment AGCCCGACGCTGCGCGCGTCGCTGAACGAGCACATCGAGAAGGCCGTGCACGAGATGGCGCCGGATTTCGCGGATTTCCTGATGCGCCACATCCGCGATACGGTGCGCAACTGGGACGCGCGTGAGATGTCGCGGCAGATCGAGTTGAACATCGGCAAGGACCTGCAGTACATCCGCATCAACGGCACGCTGGTCGGCGGGTTGATCGGGCTCGGGCTGTACCTGGTGTCGCTGGTGCCGCGCTGGGCGGCGGGGTGGTTGCATTGATGAAGCTCCGATTGGTCGCCCGATCGTCGAGAGAGTCAGTCCTTCCGACGTGAGTCACTCGCGCTCGGCTCGTTCGGGACGCCGCCGGTTGCCCGTCAGCGCGAAGCCCCGAACAACTGAATCACGAGGCCACGCAGCCAGCGATTCCCCGCCTCGTGGTGATATCGCGCATGCCAATGCTGCCGTACGGCAAACCCCTCGACCGGGATCGGACATGCATGAACCGCGAGGTCACTGGCGTGAGCCAGCGTCTCGCCGATATGACGGGGCAGCGTCGTGATCAGGTCGGTGCTCTGAATGATCGCGCCCAAACCGAGAAAGCCCGGCAACTCCAGCATCACGTCACGCTCGATGCGCTCCCGCCGCAACGCTTCTTCAAGGAGCTGGGCCCCCGTTCCCGCCGTGATGGCGACATGGCCTTCTGAACGATACTGCTTTCCCCCAAGACGACCGCGAATCCGCGGATGATGCCGATTGGCGAGACATACCCAATCCTGGTCGTACAGCTTCTGCTGATAAATTCCGCCGCCGAGCCACGGTACATAGCCAATTGCGAGATCGGCCTCGCCCGATTCGAGCGCGCGCTCGGTGTTGCCGTCGATCCGTGCGGCTTCCAGCCGTACGCCGGGCGCCTGCGCGCGCACATGGGCCAGTAGCCGCGGAAGCAGCGTGATGTGACTCGCGTCGGTCATGCAGATGCGAAACCGCCGCTGAGCCGTTGCCGGATCGAACGCGATTTCCCATGCGGTGAACCGCCGCAACGATTCGAGGATTTCCCGGCACGGCCCGATTAGCGCATCGGCCTGCGGCGTCGGCGCCATGCCGCCTGGCGTTCGAACGAACAACGGATCGTGCAGGTATTCCCGCAAGTGTCCCAGCCAGATACTGACCGTCGGCTGGCTCTGCCCGAGCTGCTCGGCCACGCGCGTGACGCTGCGGATGTCGTACAACAGGTCGAAGAGCTGAAGCAGCTTCAAGTCGGGCAGATCGGACGGAGTCATGGCGTTATTGTCCTGTGCAATGACGATATTGTATTCATTGAATTGCCACTATGAGCGGCTGATCCTATCGTGCAGCTATATATCAAGGAGAAGCCAGTGAAGATTGCAATTCTGGGTGCCGGCGCGCTGGGCTGCGCGATTGGCGCCACGCTCACCGAAGGCGGCCACGAGACCTGGCTGATCGACCGCTCGGCGGCACATGTCGATGCGATGCGCCGCGATGGTCTTCGGGTCGACGATGCTGACGGGTCGCGGCATGTCCGCGTCCACGCGACGACGCAAGCCGCCGAAGTCGGCGCCGCCGATCTGGTGATCGTGCTGGTGAAATCGTTCCACACCGAAGCGGCGATGCGTGGTGCGCCGGAACTGGTCGGCCCCGATACGCTGGTGCTGTCGCTACAAAACGGCCTGGGCCACGAGGACATCCTTGCCGATGTGGTTGGCCGCGAGCGCGTGCTCGCGGGCAAGACCTATGTCGGCGGCGTGCTGCGCGGGGCCGGACACGTCGAGTCCGGCGTGCGCGGCAAGCTCACCTATATCGGCGAACTCGACGGACGCATCACGCAGCGCGTGCAGGCGATCGCGGACGCGTTCAACGCGGCCGGCCTCGGCACGACCGTCAGCGACAACATCATCGGCACGATGTGGGACAAGCTGCTGGTCAACGTCGCGACGGGTGCACTCACCGGCGTCACCGGGCTGACCTACGGACAGCTTTACGACGAGCCCGAGCTGAAGGCCACATCGCTCGCGGCCGTGGCGGAGGCGATCGCGGCCGCGCAGGCGGCCGGCGTCAGGTTGTCGATGACGGATCCCGAGCAAGCCTGGACGCTTGCCGCCGAGGGGCTGCCCACGGCATTCAAGACCTCGATGCTGCAAAGCCTGGAGAAGGGCTCGATCACCGAGATCGACTACATCAACGGTTCAGTCGTGCGCTGGGGCCAACGGTACGGCGTGCCGACACCGGTCAACGCCACGCTCGTCGCATGCATCAAGGGAATCGAACGCGCGATGGCCGACCGCAAGCATGGCGAGGCAGCCCGATGAATGCCCCCAAAGCGTATCTGGAGCATGTCGCGATCTGGGTGAAGGACATCCGGTGGCACATCCGTTTTTTCGAAGACGTTTTCGGCATGACCATGCGTGAAGTGGACGGCGCGCTCGACGCGCCGCGGCAGTACTGGACGCTCGGCGGCCTGCAGTTCATCCACGACCCGGAATATGGCGGACCCGAAGGCCGGCTCGCCCACCTCGGCGTGATGTGCGAAGACATGGAGGCGGCGCTGGCCTCGGCACGGCGCTTCGGCGTGACCGAAATGCCTCAGGGGCGCAACTGGCTTCGCCTGCCGGACGGCCTCGCCGTCGAATTCATCCAGGCCAGGCCCGCCTCCTGCGTCGCGCAGGCGTTGGCGATCGACCCACGCTCGGAGGCATGAAGATGACGATCATCGAAAAATACTGGGACGATGCGCGCGAAGGCGACGAATGCGTCAGCCCGCAATACACGGTGACCAAGGCGCGCATCCTCGCGTACGCCGATCTCACCGGCGACCACACGCCGGTGCACGTGGACGAGGACTACGCAAACGCCAGTCACTTCGGCTGCATCGTCGCGCACGGCCTGTTCGGGCTGTCGATCGCGGACGGCCTCAAGACGCAGAGCGACTACCGCTTCCTGCCCGGCATGTCGCTGGGCTGGAGCTGGGATTTCCTGCTGCCGATCAAGGTCGACGACGTGCTGCACGTGAAGTTCCGAGTCGGCTCGATGCGGACCAGCAAGAGTCGCCCGGGCTGGGGCATCGTCGTGCTGCCGTCCGAACTGATCAATCAGGATGGCCAGGTGGTTCAACACGGCGAACATCGCCTGATGGTGCCGCGCCGGCCGGGAGCGTTCTGATGCAGGCCCGTCCTCTCGAAGGTATTCGCGTCGTCGACTACAGCCACTTCCTCGCCGGTCCGTACGTGGGGCGATGCCTGGCGGCGCTCGGCGCCGAAGTCATCAAGGTCGAGCGCCCGGGCAGCGGCGACGCCGGGCGCCAGCACGCCACCGTGCTCGACGACCAGCAAAGCGGCTATTTCCTGCAGCTCAACATGGGCAAGCGCGGCGTGAGCGTCAACATGAACGACCCGCGCGGCAAGGCATTCATGCAGCGCCTGTGCGACTCGGCGGACGTGTTCGTCGAGAACTACCGGCCCGGCGCGCTGGACAAGCTGGGGCTCGGCTACGCGGCGTTGTCGGCACGCAATCCGGGCTTGGTGTATTGCTCGATTTCGGCCTATGGCCACACGGGGCCGGACGCGCACCGTGCCGGCTTCGGACTGATTGCCGAAGCCAAAAGCGGGATCATGCAGATGGTCGGCACGCCCGGCGAGCGCCCTCCGTTGCTGCGCATTTCGCTGGGCGACATGTACACCGGCATTCACGCGGTAGCCGCGATCAACGCCGCGTTGCTGGGGCGCACGAAGAGCGGACGCGGTCAGCACATCGACATGGCGCTGTACGACACGCTGGTGTCGATGCATGAGTACGCGGTGCAGTGCTACACGCTGCAAGGCGCGCTGCCCGAGCAGACGGGGCACGACATGCCGACCTCGACGCTCTATGGCGTGTTCCGCGCCGCGGACGGCGATCTCGTGATCGCGGCACAAGTGGACGATGCGTGGAAACGCTTTGCAAAACTGATCGAATCGCACGGCGGCCCGTCGGGCTTCGGCGCCGACACGCGGTACCACGACAGCGTGGGGCGCAACGCGCATCGGTCGGACATCCTGTCGGTCGTCGAACCTTGGGTGGCCGCGCGCTCCGTCGCGTCGATCCTGGCATTGCTGGACGGCATCGACGTCCCCTGCGCCAAGGTGCAGCGCATCGACGAGGTGCTGGCCGACCCTCAGATCCACGCACGAGGCATGGTGGTCGAGCAGCAGCACCCGCGCTACGGCACGCTGCGCCTGCCCAATCTGCCGTTCCGTTTCTCCGATTGCGACACGACGATTCGCGACGTCGCACCCGACCTCGGGCAGCACAACGCCGAGGTGGCGCGCTCGCTGGGCTTCGACTCGGCCGAGATCGACGCGATGCAGACCGACGGCGTTCTTTATTCCAGGTGAGCCCACGATGACTGACCATTACGCGGTGATCGGCAACCCGATCGGACACACGAAATCTCCGCTGATCCACGGTCTCTTTGCCGAAGAGACGCGGCAGGACTTGCGCTATACGGCAATCGAGGGGCCGGTCGAGCCGCAAGAGGCCTTTGCCGAGGTGGTGCGGGCGTTCGCCGCCGCTGGCGGCAAGGGCATGAACGTGACCGCGCCGTTCAAGCTCAAGGCCTTCGCGATGGCGGACGAATGCAGCGAGCGCGCAACGTTGGCCGGCGCCGCCAATGCGCTCAAATTCGAAGACGGGCGCATTCTGGCCGACAACTTCGACGGCATCGGGCTGATCCGCGACATCGAGGTCAACCTTGGTCTGTCGATTGCCGGCAAGCGCGTGCTGATGCTCGGCGCCGGCGGCGCGGCGCGCGGCGCATTGCTGCCGTTCCTGGACGCGTGCCCGGCTGAAATGGTCATCGCGAACCGCGACGTCGCCAAAGGGCAGGCGCTGGCCGCCCAGGTTGCCGGACGTGGCGCGCTCGTCGCCTGTGGCTATGCCGATCTCGAACGCATGGGACGCTTCGACCTGGTGGTCAATGCGACGTCAGCGAGCCTGACTGGCGACCTGCCGCCCGTTCCGCCCGGCGTTTTCAGCCCGAAGGGCACGGCCTACGAGCTTGCGTACGGCAAGCGATTGACACCGTTCCTGCGGCTGGCGAGCAATGCGGGCGTACTTGGCGTGGCGGACGGTGTCGGCATGCTGGTCGAGCAGGCAGCCGAAGCGTTCGCCTGGTGGCGCGGCGTGCGTCCGCCGACCAGCGCCGTGATCGATCAGCTTACCGTTCCTCTCGACTGAACGCGCGGCCGGACGCGCAGATGAAGCTTCTCGCACCGCGCATAGCGGCTACTGAGGTCACTGGCGAATAAGTCTCCGATCGTAACCGGCACGGTTACCGCTTTCGCCGGACCTGTTGGATGGAGCGAATGATCGGGCTCCACGCTCGGGCCTGAATGAATGTGGCCAAACCGACTCGGTCGATCTGACGCCGGCCGTTTGCTCCCGCCCTGCCTAATATGTCGCGCGCACGGTGCCGCATCGTGCGCCGCTGAATCACGCGTGCGCTTTCGCGCCGTGCAGTTGCAGGCCGAGCGCCTTGATGACCTTCAGGATCGTGCCGAAGCTCGGATTGCCGTCGTGCGACAGCGCCTTGTACAGTCCTTCGCGCGACAGGCCCGCGTCGCGCGCGACCTGCGACATGCCGCGCGCGCGGGCGATCACGCCGAGCGCGTGCGCGATGAAGGCCGGATCGTCGCCGGCCTCCTGCAGACAGGCCTCGAAATAGTCGGCCATGTCGTCGTCGGTCTTCAGGTGTTCGGCCGAATCCCACGGCCGGGTCTTGATCTTGTCCATGATCACTCCAGGTCGAGCCGCTCGAGCATCGCGTGCGCGGCGCGGATGTCCGCCTGTTGCGTCGACTTGTCGCCGCCGCAGAGCAGGATCACCCATATCGTTCCGCGTCTGACGTAGTAGACGCGATAGCCGGGGCCGTGGTCGACACGCATTTCGACGACGGGCGAGCCGGCGGATTTCCAGTCGCCCGGGTTGCCCATCGACAGACGGTCGATGCGTGCCTGGATGCGCCGCCGCGCGACGCGATCCTGCAGGCGGGCAAACCATGCATCGAAGACGTCGGTGGTCCGGATACTGAATGTAGGCGCACTGTGGGGCATGAATGGCATTGTGTCAACCGTGGTTCACAGATGGGTTGGGTGAATGGAATCTGGTTGCCCCCAACGATAGGGCCGCGCGCGCCGTTTGACGTCGAATTGGCCGTCAGGCCGATCCTTTCGCGCAGCCGGACCCTGCCATTTGGCCGAAGTCGGAATTCGGCGAATCCGTCTACAATCAAAAACGTCCTTGCCGCCCGTGCGTGCTTGCCGCGCGCGGGCGGATCCGTTTGCCCTCCTGCACAGGGAGGCGCCGCCGTGCGTTGCGCGGCGGGCAGTGCCGTGGTCAGTGTCCAGTAGGTAAAGCGTCCGCGTGCCGTAGGCCGGCGCGCGTTCTGAACGTCGCGCGCCCGTAAGCCGGGCAGGCGGCATCAACCGAGAGTCCCCCATGAAAGCATCGGATCTGTTCGTGAAGGCGCTGGAAGCCGAAGGCGTCGAGTACGTGTTCGGCATTCCCGGCGAGGAAAACCTCGATCTGCTCGAATCGCTGCGGCGATCGAAGATCAAGCTCGTGCTGACCCGGCACGAGCAGGCGGCCGGATTCATGGCTGCCACCTACGGCCGCCTGACGGGCCGCACCGGCGTGTGTCTCGCGACGCTCGGGCCGGGCGCGACCAACTTCGTGACGGCCGCCGCGTATGCGCAGCTCGGCGGCATGCCGATGCTGATGATCACCGGGCAGAAGCCGATCAAGTCCAGCAAGCAGGGACACTTCCAGATCGTCGACGTCGTCGGCATGATGCAGCCGCTCACGAAGTTCACGCGGCAGATCGTGTCGATCGGCAACATCCCGTCGGCGGTGCGCGAGGCGTTCCGTCGCGCGGAGGAGGAGCGCCCGGGGGCCGCACACCTCGAACTCCCGGAGGACATCGCGCACGAGGAGGGCGACGGCAAGCCGATTCCGCGCAGCTACAGCCGGCGGCCGGTAGCCGAGGAAAAGGCGGTCGCGCACGCGGTCGACGCGATCCAGGCCGCGCGCCACCCGCTGTTGATGATCGGCGCGGGCGGCAATCGCAAGACGACCTGCAAGATGCTGCTCGAATTCGTCGACAAGACGGGTATCCCGTTCTTCACGACCCAGATGGGCAAGGGCGTGATCGACGAAACGCATCCGCTGTGGCTCGGCAACGCGACGCTGTCCGACGGCGACTTCGTGCACCGCGCGATCGAGCATGCGGACTGCATCATCAACGTCGGCCATGACGTGATCGAGAAACCGCCGTTCTTCATGCGCACGGACGACAAGACCGTGATTCACGTGAACTTCCTCGGCGCGCAGGTCGATCCCGTCTATTTCCCGCAGATCGAGGTGGTCGGCGACATCGCGAACGCGGTGTGGCAAATGAAGGAGGCGATCGCGCCGCAGCCGCACTGGGATTTCGCACGCTTCGCGATGATCAAGGAGCACTTCGACGCACACCTGCAGAAAGGCCAGCACGACCCGCGCTTCCCGATGTACCCGGTGCGGATCGTGAACGACCTGTACAAGGCGCTGCCGGCTGACGGGATCGTCTGCCTCGACAACGGGATGTACAAGATCTGGTTCGCGCGCTACTGGCGTGCGCACGAGCCGAACTCGCTGCTGCTGGACAATGCGCTCGCGTCGATGGGCGCGGGCCTGCCGTCGGCGATCGCGACGAAGATCGTGCATCCGCAGCGCAAGGTGATCGCCGTGTGCGGCGACGGCGGCTTCATGATGAATTCGCAGGAACTCGAAACCGCCGTGCGGCTGAAGCTCGACATCGTCGTGATGATCCTGCGCGACGACGCGTTCGGGATGATCCGCTGGAAGCAGGAGAACATGAATTTCCCCGATTTCGCGATGACGCTGAAAAACCCCGATTTCGTATCGTATGCACGGAGCTACGGCGCGCACGGGCATCGCGTCGAAGCGGCCGACGATCTCGAGCCGCTGCTGCGCGACTGCTTCGCGACGCCCGGCGTGCACGTAATCGACGTGCCGATCGACTATTCGGACAACGAGCGCGTGCTCAACCGCGAAATCAAGCGCCTGTCGGCGCAACTCTGAATCCGTAGTTCACCGGAAGGAGCGTTCCATGCTGAAGGATACCTATCCGTACTATCTGGCCAACGAGGCCGTCTACGCGAATACCGATCTCGAAGTGACCGACAAGTTCAGCGGCAAGGTCGCGACGCGCGTCGCGCTGGCCGACGCGAAGGCGATCGATGCGGCCATCGGTGCGGCGGTCGGCGCCGCGAAGCCGATGCGCGAATTGCCGGCCTACAAGCGTCAGGCGGTGCTCGACCACTGCGTCGCGCGCTTTCGCGAGCGATTCGACGAGCTGGCCGAGGCGCTGTGCATCGAGGCCGGCAAGCCGATCAACGATTCGAAGGGCGAAGTGACGCGGCTGATCGATACGTTCCGCGTCGCAGCCGAGGAGTCGGTGCGCATCGACGGCGAGGTGATCAACCTCGAGATCTCGGCACGCGCGCAAGGCTACACCGGCTATACGCGGCGCGTGCCGATCGGCCCGTGCTCGTTCATCTCGCCATTCAACTTCCCGCTGAACCTCGCCGCGCACAAGGTTGCACCCGCGCTGGCCGCAGGCTGTCCGTTCGTGCTGAAACCCGCGAGCCGCACGCCGATCGGCGCGCTCATTATCGGCGAGGTACTCGCCGAAACCGATCTGCCCAAGGGGGCGTTCTCGGTGCTGCCCGCGCATCGCGACGGCGCGGATCTGTTCACGACCGACGAGCGCTTCAAGCTGCTGTCGTTCACGGGTTCGCCGGCCGTGGGCTGGGCGCTGAAGGAGAAGGCCGGCAAGAAGAAGGTCGTGCTGGAGCTCGGCGGCAACGCGGCGGCGATCGTCGACGCGGACCAGCGCGAGCAACTCGACTACGTGGTCGAGCGTCTCGCGTTCGGCGCGTATTACCAGTCGGGCCAGAGCTGTATCGGCGTGCAGCGAATCCTCGTGCATGCGGACCTGTACGACGCGCTGCGCGACAAGCTGATCGCGAAGACGCGTTCGTTGAAGATGGGCGATCCGAAGGATCCGTCGACGTTCGTCGGCCCGATGATCTCCGAATCCGAATCGCGTCGGCTGTCGGGCTGGATGGACGCGGCCGTTGCGGCGGGCGCGAAGATCGTCGCGGGCGGCAAGGTCGATGGCGCGATGTTCGAGGCGACGCTGCTGGAAAATGTCGGTCGCGAACAGGACCTGTACCGCAAGGAGGCATTCGGGCCGGTCGCGATCCTCGAGAAGTTCGAGCGTTTCGACGATGCGCTCGCGCGCGTCAACGACAGCGACTTCGGTCTGCAGGCGGGTGTGTTTACCGATTCGCTCGCGCATGCGCAGCGGGCGTGGGACGAGCTGGAGGTGGGCGGCGTCGTGATCAACGACGTGCCGTCGTTCCGCGTCGACAACATGCCCTATGGCGGCGTGAAGGATTCGGGGCTTGGACGCGAAGGGATCCGTTACGCGATCGAGGACATGACCGAGCCGCGCCTGATGGTCGTGCGGCGCCGCTAGCGCGAAGGACGCGGCATGACGGCACGCGGGCGATCGTGGCGGCCCGCGTGCCGTTTTCGTTTCCGCGCACGCCGATGAGCGCGGCGGCGCCCGCCGTTGCGCCATTGTGGCGGCGCCGGGCGCAGCGCTTGCCGAACGCGCTCGACTGTACGCATCGCATCGTGATGTAATCGCGCGAATTGGCCAACCGGGGTGCGACACCGGCTGGCGTGCGCATTCATTCCTCACGAGGTCGATTCATGTCCCCCGTCTCGGCATTCAAGCTGGTTTTGTTGTCATTCCTCGCGATCGTTGCGCTCGAATGCATCGCCAAGCGTCTGCGATTGCCGCCCGCGGCCGCACTGCTGATCGGCGGCATCGGCATCGCGTTCATTCCTGGCCTGCCGCCGATCAACCTTGATCCGGAGCTCGTGCTGCTCGTTTTCCTGCCGCCGTTGCTGATGGACGGCGCGTATTTCTCGGTGTGGGAGGAATTCAAGCACAACGTCGGCGGCATCCTGATGCTCGCGATCGGCGCGGTGGTGTTTACGACGTTCGCGGTCGGTTTCGCCGTGCACTGGGTCGTGCCGTCACTGCCATGGGCCGCGTGCTTCGCGCTCGGCGCGATCGTGTCGCCGCCCGACGCGGTGGCCGCGAAGGCGGTGCTCGAGCGCGTCGCGCTGCCGCGCCGGCTGATGGTGCTGCTCGAAGGGGAAAGCCTGTTGAACGACGCGGCGGGCCTGGTGCTGTTCCGCTTCGCGGTGGCGGCCGCGCTGACGGGGGCGTTCAGCCTCGAGCACGCGGTCGTGCGCTTCGCGGAACTCGGGATCGGCGGTGTCGTGGTCGGCTTCGTGGTCGGAAAGCTCGTCGTGTGGTTCCTGAAGCTGCTCGATGACGACTATCTGGTGATCACCGTCGCGGTGATCGCCGGCTGGATCGCGTACATCGCCGGCGAGATGGTCGAGGTGTCGGGCGTGATCGCGACGGTCACGGCCGGCATGATCGTCGGCTGGCATCAGCACGAGGTGTTCTCGGCGGCCGTGCGCACACGCGGCACTGCGTTCTGGCAGGTCATCGTGTTCCTGCTCGAAGCGCTGGTGTTCGTGCTGATCGGGCTGTCGCTGCGCGGTGCGATCCACCGGCTCGGCGGTTTCGAGCAGGTGCTCGCGACGATGGTCCCGCCGGTCCTCGCGGTGCTGGTGGCGGTGGTCGTGTCGCGCTTCGTCTGGATCTACGCGGTCGAGGCGCTGAAGGTGCCGGTGCGCGGGATCATTCGACGTGGTGTCGCACCCGACTGGAAGGCCGCGACGATCATGAGCTGGGCCGGGATGCGCGGGGTCGTGACGCTGGCGATCGCGCTGTCGTTGCCGGAGGCGCTGCCGGGCCGCGACGTGATTCTGGTCGCGTCGTTCGCGGTAATCCTCGTCACCGTGCTCATGCAGGGCACGACCATCGGGCCGTTGATCCGGCTGTTGCGCCTGCCTCAGCATGAAGAGCGGGTCGCGCATCACCTGACCGAGCCGCAGGCGTGGGCGCATATCGAGGCTGCGCAGCTCGCGGCGATCCAGCCGCTGGTGCGCGACGAGAGCGGCAAGGTGATTCATCCGCGCCTGCTGGAGCAATACACGTATCGCGCGGAACTGACCGAGCGGGCGAAGAACGAGCCCGCTTATCCGGCGGAGGTGCGCATTGCGCACTACGACGTCGTGCTGGCCGCGATCAAGGCCGGGCGTGCGGAATTGTTGCGCCTGCATCGTTCGGGCCGCATCCACGACGAGATGCTGCACATGCTCGAGCGCGATCTCGACCTGCAGGAAGTGTCCGCGCAACACGCACGCGGGTAACCGGCCGTGTAGTCGGGCCCTGAACGCGCGGCCGCGTGGCCGCGTCAATCGGGTTCGGTGCGCGGCGCCGCGAGCCTTCGCGTCGCGCCGAACCGGACGCGACGCGCGATTTCTTTTCCATATTCTTCCGATTCCATTGCATCGGAATCCGGCCCCGATACGTTGGACACGACAGCCTTGCAGCGCATGCAAACCTCGCGATGCCGGACTCGCAAACGTTTTCGTCTTTCGCATCCGGAAATGATCTGATTTATCTGAATCCCGCTCTTTCACCATATTTGGCAAAACTAAACCGGAATGAGATAGATGCTGTGTTCTAATTTCATTTAGAATCAGCCGGTTATCTTTATTGAGAGAAAGCGCGCGGAGGTAATACGGCCGTCGTCGGGGTGAAAATCGGCGTTCGGAGCCCTGCGAGGCAATGCCGACAGGCCAGATCGGCAACAATAGGCGGATTTCTCACCGCCAAATTTAAGATGGCGTCCAAGTCGGATAAACAACTCCTATGAAAGAATCAATTGGAGATTTGGCGTTTGAAACGGTATTTATGAAAGAATCCAGCGGTGAAAATGCGCCGGATTGTCTCGAGTCGGGGCTATCGGTTCTGCTCGTAGACGATCAGCCGTTCGTCGGCGAGGTGATCCGCCGCGCGCTGCGCAGCGAGCACGATATCGACCTGCATGTGTGCACCGACGCACATCGGGCGATGGCGGTCGCGCGCGACGTGAAGCCGACGGTCATCCTGCAGGATCTCGTGATGCCGGAAATCGACGGCCTCGATCTTGTTCGCGCGTGGCGCGCGGACACCGACACCGCGCGCGTGCCGATCATCGTGCTGTCGGCGAAGGAAGAGCCGATCGTCAAGCGCGAGGCGTTCATCGCCGGCGCGAACGACTACCTCGTGAAGCTCCCGGACGCGATGGAACTGACCGCGCGCATCCGCTATCACTCGAATTCGTACCTGATGTCGCGCCAGCGCGACGAAGCGTTGGATTTCCTGTCGCACGACATGCGTTCGCCGCAGACGTCGATTCTCGCGCTGCTCGAGGTCTACCGGACCGAGCACGGCGACATGCCGCCGGTCATGGAGCGCATTGCCGGCCACGCACGGCGCGCGCTCGCGCTCGCCGACGGCTTCATCCACCTGACCCGCGCGCAGTCGGAACGCCGCGCGCACGAGGTCCTGAGTCTCAACGAAATCGTGCTCGACGCCGTCGACCAGCTGTGGGAGAAGGCGGCCGGATTCGGCAGCCGGGTCGTTGCCCACGTGCCCGATACCGAGTGCGTATCGATGGGCGACCGCATGATGGTCACGCGCGCGGTCGCAAACCTGATCGACAACGCGCTGAAGTACGGCCCGGCCGGCACGGACGTGCACTGCACGCTGAGCGGCGACGACGGTGCGTGGCTGATCGGCGTCGAGGACGCGGGCTCCGGCATCGCGCCCGAGCAGCGCACGGCCGCGACCGAGTCGTTCGTGCGGCTCGAATCCGTGCATGGCGCGGCGCGCGGCGGCTTCGGCCTCGGGCTTGCGTTCGTCCGCGCGACGGCCGCGCGGCATCGCGGCCAGATCCTGATGCGCAATACGGCGCGCGGCTTCATGGTCGCGCTTCGGCTGCCGGCGCAAGCGGAGCGATGATTTCGCGGCGCGGCCGGCCGGTGCCGCGC encodes:
- a CDS encoding aldehyde dehydrogenase family protein → MLKDTYPYYLANEAVYANTDLEVTDKFSGKVATRVALADAKAIDAAIGAAVGAAKPMRELPAYKRQAVLDHCVARFRERFDELAEALCIEAGKPINDSKGEVTRLIDTFRVAAEESVRIDGEVINLEISARAQGYTGYTRRVPIGPCSFISPFNFPLNLAAHKVAPALAAGCPFVLKPASRTPIGALIIGEVLAETDLPKGAFSVLPAHRDGADLFTTDERFKLLSFTGSPAVGWALKEKAGKKKVVLELGGNAAAIVDADQREQLDYVVERLAFGAYYQSGQSCIGVQRILVHADLYDALRDKLIAKTRSLKMGDPKDPSTFVGPMISESESRRLSGWMDAAVAAGAKIVAGGKVDGAMFEATLLENVGREQDLYRKEAFGPVAILEKFERFDDALARVNDSDFGLQAGVFTDSLAHAQRAWDELEVGGVVINDVPSFRVDNMPYGGVKDSGLGREGIRYAIEDMTEPRLMVVRRR
- a CDS encoding Na+/H+ antiporter — its product is MSPVSAFKLVLLSFLAIVALECIAKRLRLPPAAALLIGGIGIAFIPGLPPINLDPELVLLVFLPPLLMDGAYFSVWEEFKHNVGGILMLAIGAVVFTTFAVGFAVHWVVPSLPWAACFALGAIVSPPDAVAAKAVLERVALPRRLMVLLEGESLLNDAAGLVLFRFAVAAALTGAFSLEHAVVRFAELGIGGVVVGFVVGKLVVWFLKLLDDDYLVITVAVIAGWIAYIAGEMVEVSGVIATVTAGMIVGWHQHEVFSAAVRTRGTAFWQVIVFLLEALVFVLIGLSLRGAIHRLGGFEQVLATMVPPVLAVLVAVVVSRFVWIYAVEALKVPVRGIIRRGVAPDWKAATIMSWAGMRGVVTLAIALSLPEALPGRDVILVASFAVILVTVLMQGTTIGPLIRLLRLPQHEERVAHHLTEPQAWAHIEAAQLAAIQPLVRDESGKVIHPRLLEQYTYRAELTERAKNEPAYPAEVRIAHYDVVLAAIKAGRAELLRLHRSGRIHDEMLHMLERDLDLQEVSAQHARG
- a CDS encoding hybrid sensor histidine kinase/response regulator, producing the protein MKESIGDLAFETVFMKESSGENAPDCLESGLSVLLVDDQPFVGEVIRRALRSEHDIDLHVCTDAHRAMAVARDVKPTVILQDLVMPEIDGLDLVRAWRADTDTARVPIIVLSAKEEPIVKREAFIAGANDYLVKLPDAMELTARIRYHSNSYLMSRQRDEALDFLSHDMRSPQTSILALLEVYRTEHGDMPPVMERIAGHARRALALADGFIHLTRAQSERRAHEVLSLNEIVLDAVDQLWEKAAGFGSRVVAHVPDTECVSMGDRMMVTRAVANLIDNALKYGPAGTDVHCTLSGDDGAWLIGVEDAGSGIAPEQRTAATESFVRLESVHGAARGGFGLGLAFVRATAARHRGQILMRNTARGFMVALRLPAQAER